A window from Neobacillus sp. PS3-40 encodes these proteins:
- the ligA gene encoding NAD-dependent DNA ligase LigA, giving the protein MDLQTAEVKMNELRSQLTEYGYQYHVLDKPSVPDSEYDRLMLELVELEGKYPELKTSDSPTERVGGSVLDLFEKVEHSAPMLSLGNAFNEQDLRDFDRRIRQVVGDDFSYVCELKIDGLAVSLRYVDGLFVQGATRGDGTIGEDITANLKTIKSIPLRLRETVSLEVRGEAYMPKRSFEALNKAKAEREEEPFANPRNAAAGSLRQLDPKIASSRNLDVFLYGIGDVGKIKVDSHSEGLDYLDQLGFKTNKERRKCVTIEEVIQYVNSWVEKRPNLPYEIDGIVIKVDLLHQQEELGRTAKSPRWAIAYKFPAEEVITTLLDIELSIGRTGVLTPTAILEPVKVAGTTVQRASLHNEDLIREKDIKIGDKVVVKKAGDIIPEVVNVIADQRTGAEVDFHMPTHCPECESELVRLEGEVALRCINPKCPAQIREGLIHFVSRDAMNIDGLGEKVVSQLFAEKLIVDVADIYKLSSEQLLGLERMGEKSVTNLLTAIESSKANSLEKLLFGLGIRHVGAKAAKTLAQAFGSILKLATANKEELLAINEIGEKMADSIVTFFDQEEVQALIEELKTAGVNMEYKGVMPSTALESDSLFAGKTIVLTGKLEQLTRNEAKEGIEALGGNVSGSVSKKTDLVIAGIEAGSKLTKAEQLGIEVWDEERLLSELNK; this is encoded by the coding sequence ATGGACCTTCAAACCGCTGAAGTAAAAATGAATGAATTAAGAAGCCAATTAACTGAGTATGGCTACCAATATCACGTCTTGGATAAACCTTCAGTACCAGATTCAGAATATGATCGTTTAATGCTTGAATTGGTCGAGCTCGAAGGAAAGTATCCAGAATTAAAAACATCGGATTCACCCACAGAGCGAGTGGGTGGAAGTGTCCTTGATCTTTTTGAAAAAGTGGAGCATTCTGCTCCGATGCTAAGTCTCGGAAACGCTTTTAATGAACAAGATTTAAGGGATTTTGATAGGCGTATCCGCCAAGTGGTTGGCGATGATTTTTCATATGTTTGTGAGTTAAAGATTGATGGTCTCGCAGTCTCCTTAAGATATGTAGACGGATTATTTGTTCAGGGGGCAACACGCGGGGATGGAACCATTGGTGAGGATATCACAGCTAATTTAAAAACGATCAAATCCATTCCATTAAGATTACGTGAAACTGTCTCGCTCGAAGTTCGTGGTGAGGCCTACATGCCAAAGCGGTCGTTTGAGGCATTAAATAAAGCGAAGGCAGAGCGGGAAGAAGAGCCTTTTGCTAATCCCCGAAATGCTGCGGCGGGCTCACTTAGACAGCTTGATCCGAAGATCGCTTCTTCAAGAAACCTGGATGTCTTTCTGTATGGAATTGGAGATGTAGGAAAAATCAAAGTTGATTCACATAGCGAAGGACTCGATTATCTTGACCAACTGGGATTCAAAACCAATAAAGAACGTAGAAAGTGCGTAACAATTGAAGAAGTGATTCAGTATGTAAACAGTTGGGTGGAAAAACGACCAAACCTTCCTTATGAAATTGATGGAATTGTAATAAAAGTAGATTTGCTTCATCAACAGGAGGAATTAGGAAGAACAGCGAAGAGTCCGCGCTGGGCTATTGCCTATAAATTTCCGGCAGAAGAAGTGATAACAACCCTTTTGGATATTGAATTAAGTATTGGCAGAACTGGAGTGTTGACTCCGACAGCGATTCTAGAACCTGTAAAGGTGGCTGGGACAACCGTACAACGAGCTTCCCTTCATAATGAAGATTTAATCCGTGAAAAGGATATCAAAATTGGGGATAAGGTAGTTGTGAAAAAGGCTGGCGATATTATTCCTGAAGTGGTAAACGTTATTGCTGATCAACGTACAGGTGCTGAAGTGGATTTCCATATGCCAACGCATTGTCCAGAGTGTGAAAGTGAACTTGTCCGCCTCGAAGGTGAAGTGGCATTAAGATGTATTAATCCTAAGTGTCCAGCACAAATTCGCGAAGGCTTAATTCACTTTGTATCTCGTGATGCGATGAATATTGATGGATTAGGGGAAAAGGTGGTAAGTCAGCTATTTGCTGAAAAGCTAATCGTCGATGTTGCTGATATTTATAAGCTATCAAGTGAACAGCTTTTAGGGCTTGAAAGAATGGGAGAAAAATCTGTTACTAATCTTTTAACAGCTATAGAGTCATCGAAAGCGAACTCTCTCGAAAAACTTTTGTTTGGCCTTGGAATCCGCCATGTGGGGGCAAAGGCAGCAAAAACACTTGCTCAAGCATTCGGATCTATCCTAAAGCTTGCAACGGCAAATAAGGAAGAGTTGTTAGCTATTAATGAGATTGGTGAGAAAATGGCTGATTCAATTGTTACCTTTTTTGACCAAGAAGAAGTGCAGGCTCTTATTGAAGAATTAAAGACTGCCGGAGTCAATATGGAATATAAAGGGGTAATGCCTAGTACAGCCTTGGAATCTGATTCTCTTTTTGCTGGGAAAACGATTGTCTTAACTGGAAAGTTAGAACAGTTAACCAGAAATGAGGCCAAGGAAGGTATTGAAGCACTTGGCGGTAATGTTTCAGGTAGCGTCAGCAAAAAAACGGATTTGGTCATTGCAGGTATTGAGGCAGGTTCAAAATTAACCAAGGCTGAACAACTTGGCATTGAAGTATGGGATGAGGAACGATTGCTTTCAGAATTAAATAAATAA
- a CDS encoding CamS family sex pheromone protein, with the protein MRKFSLLALSLVFLLSACAPTFQKQNEVVQTNKKAKEKAIIPKYKIGDNYYRTILPFVPGETRGMVVNNLNTRYDINEFETGLMRIAQKKFDPNKYLFREGQEIKRDTVKLWLNRKFTKQQLKDENLTDNDNIGLNPLDEKGDNKTPIYLAHILEHDYLVKGNNNTVQLGGVVIGLALNSTYYYQTVQYGPTYEKKIDRSEFESQGKKIAAEVLQRLRTMKNLKDIPITIALYKTESKSSVVPGDFFAYSSIDSGSSNTDNWQKLNEKYFLFPSADAQEAHRDDATAFLNFKQDVEEYFPNFNGVIGRAFYMDDQLQDLNITIPIQFYGETEAIGFTQYVTGLVMEHFPKYISVSVSVTSVDGPEALIVRKANQDEPFVHIYE; encoded by the coding sequence GTGAGAAAATTCTCATTGCTTGCTCTTTCCCTTGTTTTTTTGCTAAGTGCTTGTGCACCAACCTTTCAAAAGCAAAATGAAGTAGTCCAAACAAACAAAAAGGCAAAAGAGAAAGCAATTATTCCAAAGTATAAAATAGGAGACAATTATTACCGTACAATTTTACCGTTTGTGCCAGGAGAAACACGCGGTATGGTCGTTAATAACCTAAATACAAGATACGATATCAACGAATTTGAAACAGGATTAATGAGAATTGCTCAAAAAAAGTTTGATCCTAATAAATATTTGTTCCGTGAAGGACAAGAAATTAAGCGAGATACTGTAAAGCTTTGGTTAAACCGAAAATTCACGAAACAGCAATTAAAAGATGAAAATTTAACTGATAATGATAACATAGGCTTAAATCCGCTTGATGAAAAGGGAGATAACAAGACCCCTATCTATTTAGCCCATATATTGGAGCATGATTATCTAGTAAAAGGAAATAATAATACGGTTCAGCTTGGTGGAGTCGTCATTGGACTCGCATTAAATTCTACCTATTATTATCAAACGGTTCAATACGGCCCGACCTATGAAAAAAAGATTGACCGCAGTGAGTTTGAAAGCCAAGGTAAAAAAATAGCTGCAGAGGTTTTACAACGTCTTCGTACTATGAAGAATTTAAAGGATATACCGATTACGATTGCCTTGTATAAAACAGAGAGCAAATCATCGGTTGTACCCGGAGACTTTTTTGCATATTCTTCAATTGATTCTGGTAGTTCTAACACAGATAATTGGCAAAAGTTGAATGAAAAGTATTTTTTATTCCCTTCGGCGGATGCTCAGGAAGCACATCGTGATGATGCCACAGCATTTTTAAATTTCAAACAGGATGTTGAGGAATATTTCCCTAATTTCAATGGAGTCATTGGTAGGGCCTTTTATATGGATGACCAATTGCAGGATCTCAATATTACCATTCCAATTCAATTTTACGGGGAAACAGAAGCAATAGGTTTTACACAATATGTAACAGGACTCGTGATGGAGCATTTTCCAAAGTATATTTCGGTTTCTGTCAGTGTAACATCCGTGGATGGTCCTGAGGCCTTAATTGTACGCAAGGCCAATCAGGATGAACCGTTTGTTCATATTTATGAATAA
- the pruA gene encoding L-glutamate gamma-semialdehyde dehydrogenase, with product MSNGIFNIPTLTNEPGYTYAPGTKQRETLKAELKRQSDIVIDIPVIINGKDVKTDTVKQVVMPHNHQHVLANYSEASEKELRDAVEAAMAAKEAWANMPWEHRASIFLKAADLLSGPYRDLINASTMLGQSKTAYQSEIDAAQELADFLRYDVDCANQIYQIQPSSMKNIWNRTDYRSLDGFVLAISPFNFTSIGGNLPVAPAIMGNVVVWKPATTAILSNYYFMRLLEEAGLPKGVINFVPSRGSQVSEVVLKDPRMSGFHFTGSTNTFQTIWKTVGENIANYKSYPRLIGETGGKDFVFAHETAQADKVVAGLVRGSFEYQGQKCSAASRAYIPASMWEEVKAGLVEETAKLKVGDIQNFTNFMGAVIDKAAFDSITGYIDYAAASEEAEIIAGGTYDDSVGYFVQPTIIVTTNPNFKTMVEEIFGPVLTIYVYENDKLEETLDSLDSASIYALTGAIFAQDREAIIYLERRLSGAAGNFYINDKPTGAMIDQQPFGGSRGSGTNDKAGSVFNMIRWTSPRVIKENFAPTTEVLYPFMDAE from the coding sequence ATGAGTAACGGAATTTTCAATATCCCAACACTAACAAATGAGCCTGGCTATACGTATGCTCCAGGTACAAAACAACGGGAAACATTAAAAGCAGAATTAAAACGACAATCTGATATCGTAATCGACATCCCTGTGATTATTAATGGAAAAGATGTAAAGACAGATACAGTGAAGCAAGTGGTTATGCCCCATAATCATCAACATGTTTTAGCAAACTATTCCGAAGCTAGTGAAAAAGAGTTGCGTGATGCTGTAGAAGCGGCAATGGCTGCGAAAGAAGCATGGGCAAATATGCCATGGGAACACCGTGCATCTATTTTCTTAAAAGCTGCTGATTTACTCTCTGGCCCATACCGTGATTTAATCAATGCTTCTACTATGTTAGGACAATCCAAAACAGCTTATCAATCTGAAATTGATGCAGCACAAGAATTAGCAGATTTCTTACGTTATGACGTTGATTGTGCTAATCAAATCTATCAAATTCAACCGAGCAGCATGAAGAATATCTGGAACCGTACAGATTACCGTTCACTTGATGGTTTCGTATTGGCAATTTCTCCATTTAACTTTACATCAATTGGTGGGAACTTACCAGTAGCTCCTGCGATTATGGGGAACGTAGTTGTTTGGAAACCAGCAACAACTGCTATATTATCAAACTACTACTTTATGCGTTTATTAGAAGAAGCAGGATTACCAAAAGGAGTAATTAACTTTGTTCCTTCTCGTGGATCACAAGTATCAGAAGTGGTATTAAAAGACCCTCGTATGTCTGGATTCCATTTTACTGGATCTACAAATACGTTCCAAACAATTTGGAAAACTGTAGGAGAAAATATTGCAAACTATAAATCTTATCCTCGTTTAATTGGGGAAACAGGTGGAAAAGACTTTGTATTTGCTCACGAAACTGCACAAGCAGACAAAGTGGTAGCGGGCCTTGTTCGTGGTTCTTTTGAATACCAAGGTCAAAAATGTTCAGCAGCCTCTCGTGCTTACATTCCAGCAAGCATGTGGGAAGAAGTAAAAGCAGGTTTAGTAGAAGAAACTGCGAAGCTTAAAGTAGGGGATATCCAAAACTTTACAAACTTCATGGGTGCAGTAATTGATAAAGCAGCCTTTGATTCGATTACAGGCTATATTGACTATGCTGCAGCTTCTGAAGAAGCAGAAATTATTGCTGGTGGTACTTATGATGATTCTGTTGGATATTTCGTTCAACCTACAATCATTGTTACGACAAATCCAAATTTCAAAACAATGGTAGAAGAAATTTTCGGACCAGTGTTAACCATTTATGTATATGAAAATGATAAATTAGAAGAAACATTGGATTCACTTGATTCAGCGTCCATCTATGCCTTAACGGGTGCTATCTTTGCACAAGATCGCGAGGCAATTATCTACTTAGAACGTCGCTTATCTGGTGCAGCTGGAAACTTCTATATCAATGATAAACCAACTGGTGCGATGATTGATCAACAACCATTTGGTGGTTCTCGTGGTTCTGGTACAAACGATAAAGCAGGCTCTGTGTTTAACATGATTCGTTGGACCAGTCCTCGTGTTATCAAAGAAAACTTTGCACCAACTACAGAAGTTTTATATCCATTTATGGATGCAGAATGA
- a CDS encoding YueI family protein → MSKQTVDEILQQGIQGPKEIKPEERRRFLGTLRERIIIALNKNQVIEREIYPQVEKSMKENLAAHLFLNGNIKYEKLSKYVKLAKKYKIEHTIVTNKEFDTEIGLVLAMDHAIDKEEIFILKNEPKTSAPPPRIEKASFFSKLFKGFK, encoded by the coding sequence TTGAGTAAGCAAACTGTTGATGAAATTTTACAACAGGGAATCCAAGGTCCTAAGGAAATAAAGCCCGAAGAAAGGCGCAGGTTCCTAGGGACATTACGAGAGAGAATTATTATTGCTCTAAATAAAAACCAAGTAATAGAAAGAGAAATCTACCCACAGGTTGAGAAGTCTATGAAAGAAAATCTCGCCGCCCATCTTTTCCTTAATGGAAATATTAAATATGAGAAATTATCAAAATATGTTAAGTTAGCAAAAAAATATAAAATAGAACACACGATTGTTACGAATAAAGAGTTTGATACAGAAATTGGGCTTGTTTTAGCGATGGATCATGCCATTGACAAAGAGGAAATTTTTATTTTAAAAAATGAACCTAAAACATCTGCACCACCACCAAGAATAGAAAAAGCTTCTTTTTTTTCAAAGCTATTTAAGGGATTTAAATAA
- the thiW gene encoding energy coupling factor transporter S component ThiW, giving the protein MRKTQKLTITAMFIAIGTLTSNLLFIPVGVTKLFPVQHFINVLSAVILGPYYALAEAVGISLLRNMMGTGSIFAFPGSIIGALLSAFLYKKTKKLFMAFLGEVVGTGILGAIASYPISTLFLGKEATLFGFIPMFIFSSFAGAAIGLIILTVFLKNKAVAKIIMTNSKN; this is encoded by the coding sequence ATGAGAAAAACACAGAAGTTGACAATAACAGCAATGTTTATTGCGATAGGAACACTAACGAGCAACTTATTATTTATTCCGGTTGGTGTTACCAAGCTGTTTCCGGTCCAGCACTTTATTAATGTTTTATCTGCCGTTATACTTGGCCCTTATTATGCATTAGCGGAAGCTGTTGGTATATCACTTCTCAGAAACATGATGGGTACTGGTTCTATCTTTGCTTTTCCAGGAAGTATCATTGGGGCTTTACTATCTGCCTTTTTATACAAAAAGACAAAGAAACTTTTCATGGCCTTTTTAGGAGAAGTTGTGGGAACAGGGATCTTAGGAGCTATTGCCTCTTACCCAATTTCAACCCTTTTTCTTGGAAAAGAAGCGACCCTTTTTGGATTCATTCCCATGTTTATTTTCAGTTCTTTTGCTGGGGCAGCAATTGGCCTTATCATTTTAACTGTTTTCTTAAAAAATAAAGCAGTCGCTAAAATTATCATGACCAACTCTAAAAACTGA
- the gatC gene encoding Asp-tRNA(Asn)/Glu-tRNA(Gln) amidotransferase subunit GatC — MSRISTEQVKHVANLARLAITDDEADKFMKQLDAIMTFAEQLNELDTENVDPTFHVLDMKNVLREDIPQKGLPLDEVLKNVPEHQDGQVKVPATF; from the coding sequence ATGTCGCGAATTTCTACAGAACAGGTGAAACACGTAGCCAACTTGGCGCGTTTGGCAATTACGGATGATGAAGCTGACAAGTTTATGAAACAGCTAGATGCCATCATGACGTTTGCTGAACAATTAAATGAACTGGATACGGAAAATGTTGATCCAACATTCCACGTGCTAGATATGAAGAATGTTTTACGTGAAGATATACCGCAAAAGGGACTTCCGCTCGATGAGGTATTAAAAAATGTTCCAGAGCATCAAGATGGTCAGGTTAAAGTACCAGCAACATTTTAA
- the gatA gene encoding Asp-tRNA(Asn)/Glu-tRNA(Gln) amidotransferase subunit GatA, producing the protein MSVFDNKLAELHQLLHKKDLSISDLVDESYKRIAQVDSKVQAFLTLDEEQARKTAKLFDEKLKTDERKGLLFGMPIGVKDNIVTKGLRTTCASKILENFDPIYDATVVQKLQRAETITIGKLNMDEFAMGSSTENSGFQTTRNPWNLETVPGGSSGGSAAAVAAGEVLFTLGSDTGGSIRQPASFCGVVGLKPTYGRVSRFGLVAFASSLDQIGPITRTVEDNAYLLQAISGLDPMDSTSANVEVPNFVEALTGDVRGLKIAVPKEYLGEGVSVTVRQSVLDALKVLEKLGAVWEEVSLPHSKYALATYYLLSSSEASANLSRFDGVRYGYRTPNADNLIDLYKNTRAEGFGEEVKRRIMLGTFALSSGYYDAYYKKAQKVRTLIKKDFEDVFEKYDVIIGPTTPTPAFKIGENVDDPLTMYANDILTIPVNLAGVPGISVPCGFDGGLPLGLQIIGKHFDEATVYRVAHAFETATNFHKQKPEL; encoded by the coding sequence GTGAGTGTGTTTGATAATAAATTAGCTGAACTACATCAACTTTTACATAAAAAAGATCTTAGTATATCTGATCTTGTCGATGAATCGTATAAACGTATCGCACAAGTAGATAGCAAAGTTCAGGCATTTTTAACATTGGATGAAGAACAGGCACGAAAAACTGCGAAATTATTTGATGAAAAGTTAAAAACAGACGAGCGTAAAGGCTTGCTATTTGGAATGCCTATTGGGGTTAAGGATAATATTGTCACGAAGGGATTGCGAACAACCTGTGCCAGTAAAATCCTCGAGAATTTTGATCCGATTTATGATGCAACCGTTGTTCAGAAGCTACAACGTGCTGAAACGATCACGATTGGAAAGTTAAATATGGACGAATTTGCGATGGGATCATCAACTGAGAATTCAGGATTCCAAACGACACGTAATCCATGGAATCTGGAAACTGTACCAGGTGGCTCTTCAGGTGGCTCAGCAGCTGCAGTTGCTGCAGGCGAGGTATTATTTACTCTTGGTTCTGATACGGGTGGCTCGATCCGCCAACCTGCTTCATTTTGTGGTGTTGTTGGTTTAAAACCAACATATGGACGTGTTTCTCGTTTTGGGCTTGTTGCATTTGCCTCTTCACTTGATCAAATTGGCCCAATCACAAGAACAGTTGAAGACAATGCTTATCTTTTACAGGCAATCTCTGGACTTGATCCAATGGATTCTACATCAGCAAATGTTGAGGTTCCTAATTTTGTAGAGGCCTTAACAGGTGATGTTAGGGGTTTAAAGATTGCTGTTCCAAAAGAATACCTTGGTGAGGGCGTAAGTGTTACAGTCCGTCAATCGGTATTAGATGCACTAAAGGTTCTAGAGAAGCTGGGAGCGGTTTGGGAAGAAGTATCATTGCCACACTCTAAGTACGCCCTAGCAACTTACTATTTGCTTTCCTCTTCTGAAGCTTCTGCAAACCTTTCACGTTTTGATGGGGTTCGCTACGGTTATAGGACTCCAAATGCGGATAATTTAATCGATTTATATAAAAATACGAGGGCAGAAGGCTTTGGGGAAGAAGTCAAACGCAGGATTATGCTTGGAACATTTGCATTAAGCTCTGGATATTATGATGCTTATTATAAAAAGGCTCAAAAAGTCCGGACATTGATAAAGAAGGACTTTGAGGATGTTTTTGAAAAGTATGATGTTATCATTGGGCCAACTACTCCAACTCCAGCTTTCAAAATTGGTGAAAATGTGGACGATCCATTAACAATGTATGCAAATGATATTTTAACCATTCCAGTAAACCTTGCAGGCGTTCCAGGTATCTCTGTTCCATGTGGCTTTGATGGAGGCTTACCACTTGGTTTGCAAATTATCGGCAAGCATTTTGATGAAGCAACAGTGTACCGAGTTGCACATGCATTTGAAACAGCAACTAATTTTCATAAACAGAAGCCGGAATTGTAG
- the gatB gene encoding Asp-tRNA(Asn)/Glu-tRNA(Gln) amidotransferase subunit GatB encodes MEFETIIGLEVHVELKTASKIFSSSPNHFGAEPNTNTNMVDLGYPGVLPVLNRKVVDYGMKAAMAINCEVATNTKFDRKNYFYPDNPKAYQISQFDQPIGEHGWIEIEVNGYTKKIGITRIHLEEDAGKLNHGNGYSLVDYNRQGTPLVEIVSEPDIRTPDEAYAYLEKLKSIIQYTGVSDCKMEEGSLRCDANISIRPVGQEEFGTKTELKNLNSFNFVRKGLEYEEKRQREVVLAGGVIEQETRRFDEATNTTILMRVKEGSDDYRYFPEPDLMGLFIDEDWKARVRAEIPELPDMRQKRYVDELGLPAYDAKVLTATREMADFFETTIKAGADAKLASNWLMGDVSAYLNAEQKELEDIALTPESLAGMIMLIEDGTISSKIAKTVFKELIENGGNPSQIVKDKGLVQISDEGALLKIVSEILDANPQSIEDFKNGKSKAVGFLVGQLMKATKGQANPQMVNKILLEEIQKR; translated from the coding sequence ATGGAATTTGAAACGATCATTGGACTTGAGGTCCATGTGGAATTAAAAACAGCTTCGAAGATATTTTCGTCCAGCCCGAACCATTTTGGGGCTGAGCCAAATACGAATACAAATATGGTCGATCTTGGCTATCCTGGAGTCTTGCCGGTCTTAAATAGAAAAGTTGTCGATTATGGAATGAAAGCGGCAATGGCAATAAATTGCGAAGTGGCCACAAACACAAAATTTGACCGAAAAAACTACTTTTATCCAGATAATCCAAAAGCTTATCAAATTTCGCAATTTGATCAGCCGATCGGTGAACATGGCTGGATTGAAATTGAAGTAAATGGCTATACGAAAAAGATTGGGATTACCAGAATCCATCTTGAAGAGGATGCTGGCAAATTAAATCATGGCAATGGGTATTCTCTTGTCGATTATAACCGCCAGGGAACACCGCTCGTTGAGATTGTATCTGAGCCAGATATCCGTACTCCTGATGAAGCATATGCCTATCTTGAAAAATTAAAATCAATTATCCAATATACAGGTGTTTCAGATTGCAAGATGGAAGAAGGTTCACTTAGATGTGATGCCAATATTTCAATTCGCCCTGTAGGTCAAGAAGAATTTGGTACAAAAACTGAATTGAAAAACTTGAACTCTTTTAATTTTGTCCGCAAAGGGCTTGAGTATGAGGAGAAGCGTCAGCGGGAGGTCGTATTAGCTGGTGGAGTGATCGAGCAGGAGACGCGCCGATTCGATGAAGCAACAAACACGACGATTCTAATGAGGGTAAAGGAAGGATCGGATGATTACCGCTATTTCCCTGAGCCAGATTTAATGGGCCTCTTCATTGATGAAGATTGGAAAGCAAGAGTCCGTGCAGAAATACCTGAGCTACCTGACATGCGTCAAAAGCGTTATGTGGATGAACTTGGATTACCTGCTTATGATGCGAAAGTGCTGACAGCAACAAGAGAAATGGCCGATTTCTTTGAAACAACGATTAAAGCAGGTGCAGATGCAAAATTGGCATCGAACTGGCTAATGGGGGATGTTTCAGCATATTTAAATGCTGAGCAAAAGGAACTAGAAGATATCGCGCTAACTCCAGAAAGCCTTGCAGGAATGATTATGCTGATTGAGGATGGGACAATTTCTTCAAAAATTGCCAAAACAGTTTTCAAAGAGCTTATTGAAAATGGTGGTAATCCTTCGCAAATTGTGAAGGATAAAGGGCTTGTGCAAATTTCTGATGAAGGTGCCCTTTTAAAGATTGTTTCAGAAATTCTTGATGCCAACCCGCAATCGATTGAAGATTTCAAGAATGGGAAAAGCAAAGCAGTTGGATTCCTTGTCGGCCAATTAATGAAGGCTACAAAAGGACAAGCAAATCCACAGATGGTCAATAAGATTTTACTAGAAGAAATTCAAAAACGATAA
- the putP gene encoding sodium/proline symporter PutP: MSKEVLQLITIGIYLAGMLFIGWYSYRKTSNLTDYMLGGRSLGPAVTALSAGAADMSGWLLMGLPGGVYVTGLADAWIAIGLTIGAYLNWLLVAPRLRSYTMVANDSITIPSFLENRFKDKTKMLRVVSGIVILIFFTLYVSAGMVSGAVFFESSFHTDYHTGLYIVGGVCVAYTLFGGFLAVSYTDFIQGLMMLIALLLVPAIGIFETGGPAATFDTVRSVNPNFLDFFKGTTFIGIISAAAWGLGYFGQPHIIVRFMAIKTVKETKSARRIGMTWMIFSLIGTILTAFVGIAFFHNNPQYKLDNPEAVFITLSQILFHPLFAGFALAAILAAIMSTISSQLIVTSSALVEDLYKMVVRKDAKDKELVFLGRMAVLLVSVIAAVLAFKQDSTILSLVAYAWAGFGASFGPIILLSLFWKKMTNWGAILGMIVGAVTVIVWKNADLGHILFGESLYEIVPGFIFNFIVSVVVSLFTYKKNDTIEKEFNESVRLLKSDK, encoded by the coding sequence ATGTCAAAGGAAGTATTACAGCTTATCACGATTGGTATTTACCTTGCTGGTATGCTTTTTATCGGCTGGTACAGCTACCGTAAGACTAGTAATCTAACCGATTACATGCTTGGTGGACGATCGTTAGGACCTGCTGTAACAGCATTGAGTGCTGGCGCGGCTGATATGAGTGGTTGGCTCTTAATGGGCTTACCAGGAGGAGTTTATGTAACAGGTTTAGCAGATGCTTGGATTGCAATTGGCTTAACCATCGGAGCCTATCTGAATTGGTTATTAGTTGCTCCTCGTCTTCGTTCTTATACAATGGTAGCTAACGACTCTATTACCATTCCAAGCTTTCTAGAAAACCGTTTTAAAGATAAAACGAAAATGCTTCGTGTTGTATCCGGTATTGTTATTCTTATTTTCTTTACTTTATATGTTTCAGCTGGAATGGTTTCCGGCGCAGTTTTCTTTGAAAGCTCCTTCCACACTGATTACCATACAGGCCTTTATATTGTTGGCGGCGTTTGTGTTGCCTACACCTTGTTTGGTGGATTCCTTGCTGTTAGTTACACGGACTTTATCCAGGGATTAATGATGTTAATTGCACTCCTTCTTGTTCCTGCAATCGGAATCTTCGAAACTGGTGGCCCAGCAGCTACATTCGATACCGTCCGTTCGGTTAACCCTAATTTCCTTGATTTCTTTAAAGGAACTACTTTCATAGGAATTATTTCTGCAGCAGCTTGGGGCCTTGGTTACTTTGGGCAACCACACATTATCGTTAGATTTATGGCTATCAAAACGGTAAAAGAAACAAAAAGTGCTCGCCGCATTGGGATGACTTGGATGATCTTCTCCCTAATCGGAACAATTCTTACAGCATTTGTTGGAATAGCATTTTTCCATAATAACCCTCAATATAAATTAGACAATCCTGAGGCTGTGTTTATCACACTTTCACAAATTTTATTCCATCCACTATTCGCAGGTTTTGCCTTAGCTGCGATACTCGCTGCAATCATGAGTACGATTTCTTCACAATTAATCGTAACATCCAGTGCTTTAGTTGAGGATTTATACAAAATGGTTGTTCGCAAAGATGCCAAGGATAAAGAACTTGTATTCCTTGGAAGAATGGCTGTTCTTCTTGTTTCAGTCATTGCTGCTGTATTAGCCTTTAAACAAGATAGCACTATTTTAAGCCTTGTTGCTTATGCATGGGCAGGTTTCGGAGCATCCTTCGGACCAATTATTCTATTAAGCTTATTCTGGAAAAAGATGACCAACTGGGGTGCCATTCTCGGAATGATCGTTGGAGCTGTAACGGTTATTGTTTGGAAAAATGCTGACCTTGGTCATATCCTTTTTGGTGAAAGTCTTTATGAAATCGTACCAGGCTTCATTTTTAACTTTATCGTTTCAGTCGTTGTAAGCTTATTCACCTATAAGAAAAACGATACAATCGAAAAAGAATTTAATGAAAGCGTCAGATTATTAAAAAGTGATAAATAG